ATCAGAACTAGTTTTAGCAGCGGTAGCTGCAGTCTGCGCAGTTGCAACAGTTGCCTGAAGAGCTGTCTGAGTCCCCTGCAATGCAGTAATCTGTGAGTTTACCGCAGCAAGTTTGTCATTCAAGACTGAAGTATAATCAGCCTTATTCGCATTAATCTGAGTTTGTAATTCAGTAATGTCGCCATCGTAATCTTTACAACCTACAAATGTAGTAGCTGTACCCAAAGCCAGAAATCCAAAGATAGCCAACTTTGTAAGGAAATACTTTTTTCTCATAGTTACAACAATTTTTATATTTATAAAACCATTAATAAAATACATTATTTGTATTTCTTCTATTATAAACCCGGTTAACAAATACTTTTTCTATAGTCGGCATCCTTACCTGATGCGCACAACTAAACAAATTATAACGCTCTTTCATAACAATTTATAATTAGGTAATAGTAAATTACAATTCTTTTTCTGGTTCTACATTTGCCTCATTTCTATAAATTATCAGCATCCGATATTGTACCGGAGAAATGCCTGTTATTTTTTTAAATGATGCATAAAACGCACTAACAGAAGAAAATCCACATTCTTTTGAGATCTCTTTTATTGAGACAGATATAGGACTAGTTCCCAACAAGTTTTTGCAGTATTCAATTCTATATCTATTAATTAGAGTTTTGAAATTGCAACCAAAATACTTATTAATAGAATTTGATAAGTAAGTGGTATTAGTTCCGACCATAGAACTAAGCTTTATTAGTGACAAAGAGGAATCTAAATAGATTTGTTTAGAATCCAAATTATAAAGTACCGTTTTATAAATATGCGCTTCTTGATTTAAATTAATCATAGAATGGCCTAGACCAGCAATAACATCGGCTTGAAGGGTACCCTTTTCTTTTAACAAACCTAACTGCGCTACAAACTGTTTAAATAGACTTTGCATATGTTTTTCTGTTTAATATGTTTAAGGTTATAAAGATTTAATTAACGGCTAATATATTAATCATTATTATATAATGTAATACTAAAAACAATGAATATAAGATTCAGGAACATATATTTATGATTTAGGAATAAGTCTTTATATAATCAATCATATATTACATTATAGTTATATTAAAATCAGAGACATTAAATTAACAACTATCAATGTATTTATGTTCTATATAACTTAATATTTTTCAATATTAACTTTTTATTATTCAAATAGTATATAGCTAAGTTTATTAAATTAACACTTTACAATCATTCTGACAAAACAAACATGCTACTTTTTAAAACAGGAAAAAATTATATTAATAACTAACTATCTTTAAAATTCAAATATGTATCTATAAAAACTATTATTAATTTTGCTACTAAACAAAATGATTAAAATCGCGCCATCTACTTATAAATACCTTACATATAACATTTTACATAAATCAAAATACTAACACCTTAATATTTGCATTCATAAATCTTAAAATCCAAGCTAAATAATTAGTAGTTTATAAATCTGTATCAATAATTAAATTCAAAGTATAGAATAGAGATATGAGTCAAATATATACTATTAATTAAATAAAAAAAAACGTAATAATTACACATACGCATTATGCGGTACATTTTGGGTTTATTCGGTTATAATTAACGTTTATTTAGCAAATCTTTATTTAAATAAGAACTAATTTAAAATTAACAAATTAAATAATACCACATATAAATACAGTTATTTTTTCAAACATATAAATAAAACATATGATTGATAGATAGCTAAGAATAAACAATTCTATTTTTGAAGGGATTAAATATCATCAGCAAAGAAATAATCAACTGTATAATGTAATTATATATAAAACATTAAAACAGAAGTAAATTATAAAAACTAATTGTAATACATTTAAACACAGACTAGATAATTAAGAACCTGATGTCTAAATGGGCAGATTAAAATTACCCAGCTAACAGATATACACACAAAAATCTATATAGATAGTTGTAACTATCTTCAATAAAAAGGCAACGCTAGACCGCATCCTTAGCCAACTAGAATTAAGTCAGATAACATTTCAAACGTCACTTTTCTATTGAGCACTTTAGCAGTTTTAACAGAGAGAGGAACAATGGAATTTGAACAGAAGTTTTTATGTACAATATCAAATCATTAAATGATTTAATTCCATTCATAACCATGAAATTGGAATAAGAAAAGAGAGATTTAGCAAGAAGAACTATTAATCAATACAAAAACTCAGAGATAGCTCAACAACAATTATAGCCTGGATTTAATATAAAAATCACTATTCCCGTATAATAGTGTCACAAAAACAACAGAAAAACGATAATAACTGAAAACATATTCCTAATTTTGCAAAATTCTATTAATAGTGCATAATATGGTATTAAATTACATCTGGATCGCTTTCTTCGTAATTGCGTTCGTCGTAGCTTTGATAAGATTAATCTTTTTAGGAGACACTCAGGTCTTTACTGAAATTATGAATTCCACTTTCAGTTCTTCAAAGACGGCATTTGATATTTCTTTAGGGTTAACGGGAATACTCTCCCTCTGGCTAGGTATAATGAAAATTGGAGAAAAAGGGGGATTAATTGCAACTCTTTCCCGTTGGCTTAGCCCAGTATTCTGCAAATTATTCCCAGACATCCCCAAAGGACATCCGGTAATGGGAGCTATTTTTATGAATATCTCGGCAAATATGCTGGGACTTGATAATGCCGCCACGCCTCTGGGGTTAAAAGCAATGAAAGAATTGCAAGAACTAAACAAGGATAAAAAGACAGCAAGCAATCCAATGATTATGTTTCTTGTGCTTAACACCTCGGGATTAACATTGATTCCTATCAGCATTATGGTTTACCGGGCACAACTAGGAGCTGCCCAGCCAACGGATATTTTCATCCCAATCATGATTGCTACTTTTTGCGCTGCTATTGCCGGTGTAATATCTGTAAGCCTTTTCCAGAGAATTAATCTGTTTAACAAAACAATCTTAGCTTTTATCGGTGCAATAAGCACATTCATTGGAGGGGTTATCTACCTTTTTAGTGCTATGTCGAAAGAAGAGATAAGTACTTATTCTACGCTTTTTGCTAATATATTTCTTTTTTCGGTAATTCTTACCTTTCTGACTTCAGGAATCAGAAAGAAAATAAATGTATATGAAACTTTCGTGGAAGGTGCAAAAGAAGGATTCTCCACGGCAGTAAGAATCATTCCTTATTTGGTGGCAATTCTTGTGGGTGTAGCCGTATTCAGAGCATCAGGCGCTATGGATCTGATTATTCAGGGAATTGAATATCTATTTAAGCTTAGCGGTTTAGACACAAGTTTTGTAGGCGGACTCCCCGTCGCTCTGATGAAACCTTTAAGCGGAAGTGGTGCACGTGGATTAATGGTAGATGCAATGAAAACATATGGAGCCGACTCTTTTGTGGGACGACTTTCATGTATATTTCAAGGTTCTACTGACACCACATTCTACATCCTTGCAGTATATTTTGGTAGTGTAGGAATCAGAAAGACAAGACATGCAGTAGCTTGCGGGTTAATTGCGGATCTTGCCGGAGTAATTGCTGCAATTTCAGTTTGTTATTTTTTCTTTTATTAAATAAATCTATGGCTATAAGTTATCAAACAGACGGAGTTAAAATGCCCGTCATAAAAAAAAGAGAAACCACTTCGTGGATCAAAGCAGTGGCCAACATGCATGAAAAGAAAATTGGTGAAATCGCCTATATTTTCTGCTCTGATGAAAAAATTCTCGAAGTAAATCGTGAATACCTTCAGCATGATTATTACACAGACATAATCACTTTCGATTATTGTGAAGACAATGTCTTATCTGGAGATATATTTATCAGTCTGGATACGGTTAAAAGCAATTCAGAGCAATTTAAAACCACTTATGATGAAGAACTTCATCGCACAATCATCCATGGAATCCTCCATCTATGTGGTATTAATGACAAAGGAGAAGGTGAGCGCGAAATAATGGAAGCCGCAGAGAATAAAGCACTGGCTTTATTGAAGGACTAAAATTTCTAAAAAGAAATAGAGTCCTCACCCTTTTCAAGCAAATTTTATTTGGTTCTTCGTCACTTTAGGTGCAAGCTATTAGGTTTTAAACGCAATGAGTTTGACATTAAGTAGTCTATAGCTTGCCCTATTAAACATCTGCCTTTTGATGGCCTTTATTTTATTGACAGTTCCTTCCAAGAGTCCGTTGTTCAAATAAATATCCATTGCATTTTGCACCGCTTGTTGGTCTGCTTTTATTCCACAAGCAAATGTCTTCATGGCTTTTGAATCACATTCCATAGCCTGTTTTATCCAATTTTCCAGAGACCATTGCTTGGGATTTCCTTTTATCATTTCCCTGAATCTCAATCCTAATGTTATGACCTGTTTTATTAATGGATTCTTCAATAAAGCAGTAAGACTTTGCACGGCGGATTCCCCTTTCAATATAAATCTCCGTATACTCCTTATTGATGCATGTTTTTTGTTTTTCCTTTCAGCTATATTTTTGTTATATTTCCTGATTTCCCGTAGCTCTTGCTTTATTTTGTTTCTGATTCCTATCGTGGCAGCCGAGATTGCAATCGTATCCATTTTGCTTTCCATTTTCTTCTTCAATTTCTTTATATCCGTACATCCATGGCTGATTTCCAAAGCCAGTTCATCGACATGTTTTAATATACTCTTTTGCTGCGCAGACATATAATCCTTGCCTGTATGGTGACGTACCAAACGCCAGATAACCTGTGAATGCACTCCTAATTGGCGGGCTGTTTCTGAAATGCTCATTCCTTTTCTGATAAGGCTATCTGCTTGCACAAACAGGTTCAGTTTATGTCGATGTCTGGCATCCCCCAGGCCATAAAGAGCTTCCATGATTTTGGTTCTGCATTCTTCCGTGGAGGGATAAGAATAAGTTTGCTTATGTACACTTAGCCGCGATAATGAGGCTATTTCTTCCGTCAGAGCATCCACCAGATTCTTTATCAAATGGAATCTGTCACAGATTTGGGTAACACCGGGTAGGATACGATTAATAGCTTCAACAAAGTTTCGCCCCCGGTCTCGGGTTATATATTGTATCTGAGGATTATTTCGCAAGAACTGCTCTAATTCATCCCCCTCCCGGCAAGGAAGTACCGCAATGGGACGATGGGTCATCTGGTCTACAATAACACTCCCATATATATGCCCTTTCTTCTGTGCAAAGTCATCTATACCTATAGCCACAGGTAGAGAATTACTACTTTTTGAGGGCAATTCCTTGTGAGCACTCCGTAGACAGGCAGATTGACTGCAGAAGATGTTCTGCCCGTGTAAAAGCTCACTGGCAGTACGGGATGTGACTTTTAGAGATACTTCACGGATACGTTCCTCTACCTCCAGAGTGTTGCGGCCATAGGGAGAAGCCAGGCAGGAATGGTCCTCACTAAAGACCTTGCGGAGACAATGCTCATTTCGGCAACGAAATTTGCGGGTTTTGACCCGTAGAGTCAGGGGATGATTAAATATTTCTGAGCCCTGAAGTTGGCGTATATAGTGCCCATGTAAGCTTTGACTCAAACAACCACAGGCCGGACAGCGGCTACTATTAGAGTTACGGGACAATTCTACAGTGTACGATTTTCCACTTATAGAGACTCTATCCTGGCGATAATGGGGAATATGAAGTTTAAAAGATATAGTTGATTTCTTTTTGTTAACATTGACGTAAATAGGCTTATTTGTAGTAACTTTGCCAACTGTAGATATGCTTTGATTCATTGGAGTCTTGATGCTTTGGTCAGCTTAAAGATACTGATTTTCAAGCATATCTACAACTTTTTAAACACTTCATTCTCTGATAATCAGATAGATACAAATCTTTAGATGGCTTAATTATAGAGGTTGTTAGAAATTTCAATAGAACTTCCCTTTATCACAACTTTTGACAATATCATGACTTTAGATAACGGGGCATAATATTCAAGATAGAAAAACATTTGAAATGCCTATGAATAAAGACTTTTATCTGAATAACTTGCACCTAAAGTGACGAAGAACCTTTATTTTTTCCAAAGCATCTGTCACCTCCCACTATTTTAAGAGAAACTCTTTCTTGATACTCGTTTCAGAGGTGGCAGATGTTTTTTCATCTGCTACAAAACATGATTATCTGCCACTAATCAGAGGTTCACACATAATTATTCCCTTTCTACAATAAACTTACATTCCAATTCTTTTCCATTCATTCACTAAACATACTAAGTATTTTTCGTAAATTTGCGGCGTAAAATAGAATAAATCAATGGATTTTAAGTACGACGTAATTGTTATCGGAGCGGGACATGCCGGTTGCGAGGCTGCAGCTGCGGCCGCAAATCTAGGATCAAAGACATGCCTTATCACGATGGACATGAATAAAATTGGCCAGATGAGCTGCAATCCTGCAGTAGGTGGTATTGCTAAAGGACAGATTGTCCGTGAAATTGATGCCTTAGGTGGCTATATGGGATTAGTAACAGACAAAACTGCTATACAATTCCGCATGCTTAACCGGTCAAAAGGGCCTGCAATGTGGAGCCCACGTGCCCAATGTGATAGAAATAAGTTCATTTGGACCTGGAGAGAGATTTTGGAAAATATACCAAACCTCAACATCTGGCAAGACACAGTTAAGGAAATCATCGTTGAAAACGGAGAAATTGTAGGTTTAAAGACTTATATGGATGTTGAATTCCGGGCCAAATGTGTTGTTCTCACAGCAGGAACTTTCCTGAACGGGTTGATGCATATTGGCAAAACACAACTTCCCGGAGGAAGAATGGCCGAACCAGCATCTTATCTTTTAACCGAATCCATCGCAAAACAGGGTGTTAAGTTCGGGAGGATGAAAACAGGAACTCCGGTTCGTATAGACGGGCGAAGTGTGAATTATGAATTAATGGGAACCCAAGATGGAGAGACTGATTTCCATAAATTCTCATATATGACTACTCCGACAAAGCATTTGAAACAATTGGAATGCTGGACATGCTATACCAATGAAGAAGTGCACCAGGTTTTAAGAGATGGATTACCAGATTCTCCCCTATTCAACGGACAGATTCAAAGTATTGGACCTAGATATTGCCCTAGTATAGAAACTAAGATTGTTACTTTCCCAGATAAACAACAACATCAGCTATTCCTTGAACCTGAAGGAGAAACTACGAAAGAGCTCTATTTGAATGGCTTTTCGTCTTCTCTTCCATTAGATATTCAGATAAAAGCTCTGAAAAAAATCCCTGCATTTAAAGATTTAGTTCTATATCGTCCGGGATACGCCATTGAATATGATTACTTCGACCCTACTCAATTAAAACATACGTTGGAATCGAAGATAATTGGAAACTTATTCTTTGCGGGACAGGTTAACGGAACAACCGGATACGAGGAAGCCGGCGGACAAGGAATCATTGCCGGAATAAATGGACACCAGAATTGTCACGGTGGCGAACCTTTCATTTTAGGAAGAGATGAAGCATATATTGGCGTTTTAATCGATGACTTGGTAACAAAAGGAGTTGATGAGCCCTACAGAATGTTTACTTCAAGAGCTGAATACCGCATTTTACTCCGTCAGGATGATGCTGATATGCGATTAACTGAAAGATCTTACAACCTTGGTCTTGCAAAGAGCGACCGCTATGCTCTATTAACTAAGAAAAGGGAAGAAATAAAACGCATTATGGATTTTGCACGCGATTATTCTGCAAAGCCTGCTTTTATAAATGACGCTCTTGAAAACCTTGGAACAACACCTTTGAGACAAGGATGCAAACTGATTGATTTGATTAATCGTCCTCAGATTACTCTTGAAAGCATCTCGAATTATATACCTGCCTTCAAAGAAGAGCTAAACAAGATTGAAGAAAGAGAAGAAGAAATAAAAGAAGCTGCAGAGATTTTGATTAAGTATGAAGGATACATCAATCGTGAGAAATTAATTGCCGACAAAATTGAAAGATTGGAAACAATCAAGATTAGAGGAAAGTTTGACTATAACTCCATCAATTCTATTTCTACAGAGGCAAGACAAAAGCTTATCAAGATTGATCCGGAGACCATTGCTCAGGCAAGCAGAATCCCCGGCATCTCTCCAAGCGATATAAACGTATTACTGGTACTTTTAAGGAAATAAGAGGCCCCGTTTCACGTGAAACAATTAAATTAATAAAGAACAACTAAAATACTGGCTATGAACAGAGAAAAGCTTATTAAGAGCATTAGAAATGTACCCAATTTCCCTATTCCCGGGATTCAGTTTAAAGATGAAACTACACTGTTTAAAGACCCTGATTGTTTAAAGGAACTTTCAGACGAATTATACGAAATGTATAAGGACAAAGGCATAACAATAGTTGCAGGTATAGAATCAAGAGGATTTATTATGGGCCCTATTCTGGCTGCGAGATTAGGCGCAGGATTTGTGCCTATCCGTAAACCGGGTAAACTGCCTGCAGAAACTTTGGAAGAAAGTTATAATAAAGAATACGGCACCGATACCATTCAGGTTCATAAGGACGCAATTTGTGAAGACGATGTAGTTTTACTGCACGATGACTTACTTGCTACAGGCGGAACAATGAAAGCAGCTATTAAATTAACCAAGAGATTTAATCCAAAAGCTGTTTATGTAAATTTCATCATTGAATTAAAAGAGTTGAACGGACGTGCAATCTTCAGCGAAGAAGATAATATTGAAGCCGTTTTAGTTCTTTAATTAGCTAAAACAAATAAATAATGGAACCTCAGGAGCTAAATACTTCAGATTATTTAAAGGGGATCGTACAGAATCTTCCTGAAGGACCTGGAATTTATCAGTATTTAAACTCTGAAGGTACCATTATCTATGTTGGAAAGGCTAAAAATCTTAAAAGAAGGGTTTATTCCTACTTCAGCAAAGAGCACGAACCAGGAAAGACAAGGATTCTGGTTAGCAAGATTGCAGATATTCGCTATATAGTAGTAAATACAGAAGAAGATGCATTATTGCTGGAAAATAATCTGATAAAGAAATACAAGCCCCGCTACAACGTACTCCTAAAAGACGATAAAACCTACCCTTCTATTTGCGTAAGCAATGAATATTTTCCCCGTGTCTTTAAAACAAGAAGAGTAATCCGCGACGGCTCCACTTATTACGGCCCTTACAGCCACGCACCGTCAATGAACGCTTTGCTAGACCTTGTAAAGCACTTATATCCCATCAGAACCTGCCATTTAAACCTTACTCCCGAGAATATTCGTGCGGGCAAATTCAAAGTCTGCCTGGAATACCATATTAAAAACTGCGCAGGCCCTTGCGTAGGATTAATGACGCACGATGAATATTTAAAGAATATTGCAGGGGTTAAAGAGATTCTGAAGGGGAATACTCAGGAAATAAGCAAATCTTTATTCCAGAAGATGCAAGATTTAGCAATGGATTTAAAGTTTGAAGAGGCGCAGAAAGTAAAGGAGAAGTATGAATTAATAGAGAATTACCGTGCAAAATCAGAAGTCGTAAACTCTATTCTTCACAATATCGACGTATTCTCTATTGCCGACGATGAGAAATCGGCCTTTATCAATTACTTGCATATTACCAACGGAAGCATTAATCAGGCTTTTACTTTCGAGTACAAAAAGCGTCTTAACGAGACTACCGAAGAACTACTATCTCTTGGTATTATAGAAATGCGCGAAAGATATAAGAGCCTTTCACGGGAAATAATTGTTCCTTTTGAGATGGACATAGAACTCAATAATGTTGTTTTCACCGTTCCACAGAGAGGGGATAAAAAGAAACTGCTTGAACTTTCGCAGATGAACGTGAAGCAATACAAGGTAGACCGGTTAAAACAAGCTGAAAAGCTGAATCCGGAACAGCGCAGCATCAGGATTATGAAGAAGATGCAGAGCGATTTCCACCTGAAAGACCTTCCAATGCATATAGAATGCTTTGATAACTCTAATATTCAGGGCGCATATCCGGTTGCTTCCTGCGTAGTATTTAAGAAAGCTAAGCCATCAAAGAAAGACTATCGCCACTTCAACATTAAGACTGTAGAAGGGCCTAATGACTTTGCATCTATGGAAGAGATTGTTTACAGGCGATATAAGCGATTATTAGAAGAAGAGCAGCCATTACCTCAGTTAGTCATCGTAGACGGTGGTAAAGGGCAGCTAAGTTCGGCTCAGAAGATATTTAATGAGCTTAATCTAACTGGTCGTGTTACGCTGATTGGTATTGCCAAAAAGCTGGAAGAGATATTCTTCCCGGGCGATCCCTACCCTCTTTATCTGGATAAAAACTCAGAAAGCCTCAAAGTAATTCAGCATTTACGCGATGAAGCGCACCGTTTTGGCATTACTTTCCACAGAAATAAACGAAGCAAAGGGCAAACTACGTCGGCTCTCGATGAAATAAAAGGCATCGGAGAAAAGACAAAAACCGCTCTTCTAAAAGAATTCAAGAGCGTAAAACGCATTCAGGAAGCTTCTATTGAAGAGCTTTCGGCCATTGTTGGCGAGGCTAAAGCTAAAAATATCCTGGATAACTTATCAAAATAAAGTTAGAATTACTAACTTTGCCTTTCGCGACAAACAAGAAATTTTATAAAATGAGAGCTGTAATACAACGCGTCAGCCATGCCTCTGTCACGATTAACGGGACATGCAAATCTGCTGTTAAAGAGGGATTGCTGGTACTGGTGGGCATTGAGGAAGCCGATGGGCAGGAAGACATAGAATGGCTATGCAAAAAGATCGTCAACCTGAGAATTTTTGACGATGAAAATGGAGTGATGAACAAATCTGTGCTTGATATTGACGGAGAAATTCTTGTTATCAGCCAGTTTACACTTCATGCATCAACTAAAAAAGGGAATCGCCCTTCCTACATCAAGGCGGCAAAACACGAGATTTCCGTGCCTCTTTACGAGACTTTCTGCAATGAATTAAGCATTTCTCTGGGAAAGGAAGTGGGCACAGGCGAGTTTGGCGCCGACATGAAAGTGGAGCTTTTAAATAACGGTCCGGTAACAATCTGGATGGACACTAAAAACAAGGAATAATGACACTGGAAGAAGCACAAAAAGAGGTCGACAAGTGGATTAAAACATACGGAGTGCGCTACTTTAGCGAGCTCACAAATATGGCAATTCTGACCGAAGAAGTGGGAGAATTAGCCCGGGTTATTGCTCGTAAATACGGAGATCAGTCCTTTAAAGAGGGCGAAGAATGCAACCTGGCCGATGAAATGACCGATGTGCTTTGGGTACTTCTTTGTCTGGCAAACCAGACAGGTGTAGACCTCACCGAGGCATTTAAAAGAAACCTGGAAAAGAAAACAAAAAGAGATAACGAAAGACATATAAACAATCCTAAACTTACAGATAATGGAAAATAATGAAGTAGAAAAAAGTAAGTATGAAATTGCTTTAGAGAAGTACAATACCGAGATAAACGACAGCGATATTAAGGCTAAAGTTGCCGCTATAATTGCGAATAAAGTACCCAAAAACAACACACCTGAAGTAAAGAAATTCCTCTTCCACTGTATTGATCTTACCACTCTTAAGACTACAGACAACGAAGACAGCGTAATGAAATTCACTGAAAAAGTGAATAAGTTTGCCGATGAATACGGAGACCTTGACAATGTTGCCGCGATCTGTGTTTATCCCAATATGGCACAAGTTGTAAGTGATACTCTGGAGGCCGACGGAGTTAAGATTGCTGCTGTAAGCGGCGGATTCCCCTCTTCGCAAACCTTTATAGAAGTGAAGATTGCTGAAACGGCAATGGCCATTATGGATGGTGCAAATGAGATAGATATTGTTATCTCTGTTGGTAAATTCCTCAGCGGAGACTACGAAACAATGTGTGATGAGATTCAGGAATTAAAGGATACCTGCAAGGAAAATCACCTGAAAGTGATCCTCGAAACAGGTGCTCTTGGCAGTGCTTCGAACATCAAGAAAGCCTCTATCCTATCCATCTATGCAGGCGCCGATTTCATTAAAACATCTACAGGAAAAGAGAACCCAGCTGCAACACCTGAGGCTGCATACGTAATGTGTGAGGCTATCAAGGAATACTACGAAGAAACTGGAAATAAGATCGGTTTTAAACCCGCTGGAGGCATTAATACTGTTAACGATGCCCTTACATACTACAGCATCGTAAAAGAGATTCTGGGACAAGAATGGCTAACCAACGAGCTTTTCCGTTTGGGTACAAGTCGCCTTGCCAACCTTTTACTTTCTGACATCAAAGGTGAGGAAATCAAATTCTTCTAAGCCAAATCAGTAAGGCGAACACCGCCTGAAAATAAGTATAAAGCCAAAAAGAAATCCCCTGAATTTCTTCTTTTAAAGAAGAGAATCAGGGGATTTTATATATAGAGTTAAATAGATACGTCTCGGGAGTTAAGGTAATTTCCGGCGGGAAATCAGATAAAAGGTCTACACCTTATATGAACTTGCTCTACGCCTTATATAAATTAAGTCTACTCCTTTTATCAAAAACTAAAGGATAAAATGGCTTAACTCCGGCGGGGTTTTACCTTACTTATTTCGATCTACCACGTAATCAAGGTAAGAAACCAGCGACTGCTTAATCTCAGAATCAGGATAACTTTCCAGTAACTGAAGAGCCTTCAAACGATACTCAAGCATCACTTTCGCTGCATACTCAATACCACCGTTTTGCTTTGAAAAATCAATCATTTCCTTTATCTCTTCATCGGTTGCAGAGCCCGATTTAATCTTGGCTGCAAGCTCTTTCCACTCAGCACTTTGAGCATTGTTTATAGCAAAAATAGCAGGAAGTGTTAGTTTGCCTTCACGCATATCGTTACCGGTTGGTTTTCCTACCTCCCGATCATCATAATAATCAAAAATATCGTCTTTAATCTGGAAGCAGATTCCGGTATATTCGCCGAATAATCTGGCCATCTCTACTTTTTCAGCAGAAACTCCTGCAGATAAAGCAGCAGTATGAGTGCAGGCAGCAAACAAAGCAGCGGTCTTTTTCCGGATTACATCAAAGTATACTGACTCAGTAATCTCAGAATTACTCACGTTTGAAAGCTGTAAAAGTTCACCTTCAGACAA
This genomic interval from uncultured Bacteroides sp. contains the following:
- the uvrC gene encoding excinuclease ABC subunit UvrC, encoding MEPQELNTSDYLKGIVQNLPEGPGIYQYLNSEGTIIYVGKAKNLKRRVYSYFSKEHEPGKTRILVSKIADIRYIVVNTEEDALLLENNLIKKYKPRYNVLLKDDKTYPSICVSNEYFPRVFKTRRVIRDGSTYYGPYSHAPSMNALLDLVKHLYPIRTCHLNLTPENIRAGKFKVCLEYHIKNCAGPCVGLMTHDEYLKNIAGVKEILKGNTQEISKSLFQKMQDLAMDLKFEEAQKVKEKYELIENYRAKSEVVNSILHNIDVFSIADDEKSAFINYLHITNGSINQAFTFEYKKRLNETTEELLSLGIIEMRERYKSLSREIIVPFEMDIELNNVVFTVPQRGDKKKLLELSQMNVKQYKVDRLKQAEKLNPEQRSIRIMKKMQSDFHLKDLPMHIECFDNSNIQGAYPVASCVVFKKAKPSKKDYRHFNIKTVEGPNDFASMEEIVYRRYKRLLEEEQPLPQLVIVDGGKGQLSSAQKIFNELNLTGRVTLIGIAKKLEEIFFPGDPYPLYLDKNSESLKVIQHLRDEAHRFGITFHRNKRSKGQTTSALDEIKGIGEKTKTALLKEFKSVKRIQEASIEELSAIVGEAKAKNILDNLSK
- the dtd gene encoding D-aminoacyl-tRNA deacylase; this translates as MRAVIQRVSHASVTINGTCKSAVKEGLLVLVGIEEADGQEDIEWLCKKIVNLRIFDDENGVMNKSVLDIDGEILVISQFTLHASTKKGNRPSYIKAAKHEISVPLYETFCNELSISLGKEVGTGEFGADMKVELLNNGPVTIWMDTKNKE
- the deoC gene encoding deoxyribose-phosphate aldolase, coding for MENNEVEKSKYEIALEKYNTEINDSDIKAKVAAIIANKVPKNNTPEVKKFLFHCIDLTTLKTTDNEDSVMKFTEKVNKFADEYGDLDNVAAICVYPNMAQVVSDTLEADGVKIAAVSGGFPSSQTFIEVKIAETAMAIMDGANEIDIVISVGKFLSGDYETMCDEIQELKDTCKENHLKVILETGALGSASNIKKASILSIYAGADFIKTSTGKENPAATPEAAYVMCEAIKEYYEETGNKIGFKPAGGINTVNDALTYYSIVKEILGQEWLTNELFRLGTSRLANLLLSDIKGEEIKFF
- a CDS encoding nucleotide pyrophosphohydrolase is translated as MTLEEAQKEVDKWIKTYGVRYFSELTNMAILTEEVGELARVIARKYGDQSFKEGEECNLADEMTDVLWVLLCLANQTGVDLTEAFKRNLEKKTKRDNERHINNPKLTDNGK
- a CDS encoding polyprenyl synthetase family protein, whose protein sequence is MDKLSQIKSPIILDLEQFKELFNSSLDNSNPLLQEVLSHIKQRKGKMMRPILVLLIARLLGKVSSSTLHSAVSLELLHTASLVHDDVVDESSERRGQASVNALYNNKVSILVGDYLLATCLIQAAFSCNNEVIRVVSKLGQDLSEGELLQLSNVSNSEITESVYFDVIRKKTAALFAACTHTAALSAGVSAEKVEMARLFGEYTGICFQIKDDIFDYYDDREVGKPTGNDMREGKLTLPAIFAINNAQSAEWKELAAKIKSGSATDEEIKEMIDFSKQNGGIEYAAKVMLEYRLKALQLLESYPDSEIKQSLVSYLDYVVDRNK